In one Arenibacter antarcticus genomic region, the following are encoded:
- a CDS encoding DUF6730 family protein, translated as MAKLDEIMEVLTQEITGFNHSIDKLEELSDKFDNLKIKTDTSSLEFLLKDFLMTQKETVDSYEHRMDDVLKKIDKSRWTPKWEMVVLYIVMCLNTIAFSYLGYYFIQYEQKKEAAVLKGKKEGLGKAGDYFDDHPIIYKDFEKWTKKQDTVSDRK; from the coding sequence ATGGCAAAACTGGACGAAATTATGGAAGTGCTTACCCAAGAAATAACCGGGTTCAACCATTCCATAGACAAACTGGAAGAACTTTCCGACAAGTTCGACAACCTAAAAATAAAAACGGACACCTCAAGTTTAGAATTTCTTCTAAAGGATTTTTTAATGACACAAAAAGAAACTGTAGATTCCTATGAGCATCGGATGGATGACGTTCTTAAAAAAATAGACAAATCCAGATGGACCCCAAAATGGGAGATGGTTGTGCTATATATCGTCATGTGCCTAAACACGATTGCGTTCAGTTATCTGGGCTATTATTTTATCCAATATGAACAGAAAAAGGAAGCGGCAGTTTTGAAAGGCAAAAAAGAAGGCTTGGGTAAAGCAGGGGATTATTTTGATGACCATCCAATAATCTATAAAGATTTTGAGAAATGGACCAAAAAACAGGATACCGTCTCAGATCGGAAGTAG
- a CDS encoding ATP-binding protein, whose protein sequence is MNFNRHALKNLESWKSSNNRKPLILRGARQVGKTTLVKEFAKSYKHHIFLNLEKSADAAIFETYDDVGTLVEALFLSNNISPKEQGNTLLFIDEIQELPKAIQSLRYFFEEIPDLNVIAAGSLLEFAMKNVESFPVGRIEYLYLYPLNFQEYLKAIQHTAALEQLNTIPAKPVAHKTLLDLFHRYAIVGGMPEIVKRDIENNNLAELPKVYEGIWGAYKNDVEKYASGASERRVIKHIMETAHLYIDQRIKFQNFGNSNYRSREVGEAMRNLDAAKIIQLIYPTTDIEPPIKPDIKKSPRLQFLDTGLVNYTLGIQAQLLGMEDLSNAFKGAIIPHLIAQEVISLNTITNTKPNFWIREKKQSSSEVDLVYPYTDKIIPIEIKSGATGTLKSLHQFMDKAAHPYAIRIYAGEFKIENSTTIEGTPFLLMNLPYYLGTQLPKYIEFFVSNYSL, encoded by the coding sequence ATGAATTTCAATAGACATGCGCTTAAGAATCTTGAGAGCTGGAAGTCCAGTAACAATAGGAAACCGCTCATATTAAGAGGGGCAAGGCAGGTAGGAAAAACAACTTTGGTAAAGGAATTTGCCAAAAGCTACAAACATCATATTTTCCTGAATTTAGAAAAATCAGCGGACGCAGCAATTTTTGAGACCTATGATGATGTCGGAACACTTGTGGAGGCCTTATTTCTATCCAATAACATTAGTCCGAAAGAACAGGGGAATACCTTACTCTTTATTGACGAAATACAGGAATTGCCCAAAGCCATTCAATCCTTACGCTATTTTTTTGAGGAGATTCCCGATTTGAATGTCATAGCAGCAGGGTCCTTATTGGAATTTGCCATGAAAAATGTGGAAAGTTTCCCCGTGGGTCGCATCGAATATTTATATCTCTATCCTTTAAATTTTCAAGAGTATTTGAAAGCCATTCAACATACGGCAGCTTTGGAGCAGTTGAATACTATCCCTGCCAAACCAGTAGCCCATAAAACTTTGTTGGATCTGTTCCATAGATATGCCATTGTGGGAGGTATGCCGGAAATCGTGAAAAGGGATATTGAAAACAATAATTTGGCAGAACTGCCCAAGGTTTACGAAGGTATTTGGGGTGCCTATAAAAATGACGTTGAAAAGTATGCTTCGGGTGCAAGTGAAAGACGGGTTATCAAACATATTATGGAAACTGCCCATCTCTACATAGACCAGCGAATCAAATTCCAAAACTTCGGAAATTCCAATTATAGGTCTAGGGAAGTAGGGGAGGCCATGCGCAATTTAGATGCGGCCAAAATCATACAGCTCATTTATCCTACAACGGATATCGAACCACCTATTAAACCCGATATCAAAAAATCGCCAAGGTTACAGTTTTTGGATACCGGCTTGGTAAACTATACCCTAGGAATACAGGCGCAACTTTTAGGAATGGAAGATTTGAGCAATGCGTTCAAAGGAGCCATAATACCACACTTGATTGCCCAAGAGGTCATATCATTGAATACTATAACCAATACCAAACCTAATTTCTGGATCCGCGAAAAAAAACAGTCTTCATCTGAAGTAGATTTGGTGTATCCGTATACCGATAAGATCATTCCCATTGAAATAAAGTCCGGTGCGACAGGAACCTTAAAATCCCTGCATCAGTTCATGGATAAAGCAGCCCATCCGTATGCGATTAGAATTTATGCGGGAGAATTTAAAATTGAAAATTCAACTACCATAGAAGGAACTCCTTTTTTGTTAATGAACTTGCCCTATTATTTAGGAACTCAACTGCCTAAATACATCGAGTTTTTTGTAAGCAATTATTCTTTATAA
- a CDS encoding relaxase/mobilization nuclease domain-containing protein yields MIGLGKSISHTGASMGYGWDQEKDAKVVYREHLSGDNPMEITQEFKVIQSQNHKCKKNTLSFVLSPTIEDGRKLKDKELKEITERFVKEMKLQERQAIAFVHRDKNHLHIHLYVNRIGFDGKAYKDNYVGKRSQQAAEKVAQKMGLTTVREVQQQKLDRVKDVRAKIKQIHEKVITELRAKDFDQYIKYMKQRDVAVIPSIDKSNRLQGFRFEFKGHNLKGSDVHRSMSMGRIAERIGFDKSVAQKITKENTLGLLGKTVAISPNLAVTIARKAIQLAVKKSIGLGMEI; encoded by the coding sequence ATGATAGGTTTGGGAAAATCCATATCGCATACCGGAGCTTCCATGGGATATGGATGGGATCAGGAGAAAGATGCCAAGGTCGTATATCGAGAACATTTATCCGGAGACAATCCCATGGAGATTACCCAGGAATTCAAGGTCATACAATCTCAAAACCACAAATGCAAAAAGAACACTTTGAGTTTTGTGCTTAGCCCGACCATAGAAGATGGTCGGAAATTAAAAGATAAAGAACTAAAAGAAATTACGGAAAGGTTTGTCAAAGAAATGAAATTGCAAGAACGACAGGCCATTGCTTTCGTGCATCGAGATAAAAATCATCTGCATATCCATTTATATGTGAACCGTATCGGTTTTGATGGAAAAGCATATAAAGATAATTATGTTGGAAAACGAAGCCAACAAGCTGCGGAAAAAGTAGCCCAGAAAATGGGCCTGACTACCGTTAGGGAAGTTCAACAACAAAAGTTGGATAGGGTCAAGGATGTAAGAGCGAAAATAAAGCAAATCCATGAAAAGGTGATCACGGAATTAAGGGCGAAGGATTTTGACCAGTATATCAAATACATGAAACAAAGAGATGTAGCGGTTATTCCGAGCATTGACAAATCTAATCGGTTACAGGGTTTCCGTTTTGAATTCAAAGGCCACAATCTGAAAGGAAGTGACGTACATCGTTCCATGTCGATGGGTAGGATAGCCGAACGAATCGGATTTGATAAATCGGTTGCCCAAAAAATCACAAAGGAAAATACATTGGGTCTACTTGGAAAAACAGTAGCAATATCGCCGAACTTAGCGGTCACCATTGCAAGGAAGGCTATCCAATTAGCCGTTAAAAAATCAATTGGCCTCGGAATGGAAATATAA
- a CDS encoding CRISPR-associated endoribonuclease Cas6, which yields MRFSIILIPTSNDAVIPINYQYPLSAAIYKVLAEADAEYATFLHEEGHKVDNGLKNFKLFTFSDLRAKFKLAGDRMKLSSPAEVLVSFHLPETAQNFVKGLFKDRQITLADKKSKATFLVEQITALPPFNLPEGAISAVCFGLSSMLICGKKDTKGNYEFLSPEHRDWDALMLHNWKEKCKAAKLQQTQKEQDSMSITPIFKTEKPKSRLIVVKANTKAQTRIKGYYGFEIGATGSEMALQLLHNAGCGVYNSLGCGFLEVVEKEKSTEHKTDAL from the coding sequence ATGCGCTTTTCCATTATCCTGATACCAACCTCCAATGATGCGGTTATTCCGATCAATTACCAATACCCCTTAAGTGCAGCAATTTATAAGGTATTGGCGGAAGCTGATGCTGAATATGCCACGTTTTTGCACGAAGAAGGCCATAAAGTGGATAATGGACTTAAAAACTTCAAGCTATTTACCTTTTCTGACCTCAGGGCAAAATTCAAGTTGGCCGGCGATCGTATGAAACTGTCCTCTCCGGCAGAAGTGCTAGTGTCATTCCATTTGCCTGAAACGGCCCAAAATTTTGTAAAAGGACTTTTTAAGGACAGGCAGATAACCTTAGCCGACAAAAAAAGCAAAGCTACCTTTTTGGTGGAACAAATTACCGCATTACCACCTTTTAATTTGCCCGAGGGAGCAATTTCAGCAGTCTGTTTTGGACTTAGCTCGATGCTGATCTGCGGAAAAAAAGATACTAAGGGAAATTACGAATTTCTTTCGCCCGAGCACCGCGATTGGGATGCCCTAATGTTACATAACTGGAAAGAAAAATGCAAAGCGGCCAAGCTACAGCAAACCCAAAAAGAGCAAGATAGTATGAGTATCACCCCCATTTTTAAAACAGAAAAACCAAAGAGCCGTTTAATCGTTGTCAAGGCGAACACCAAAGCGCAGACAAGGATTAAAGGTTATTATGGCTTTGAAATAGGTGCAACGGGGAGCGAAATGGCATTGCAACTACTCCACAATGCAGGTTGTGGGGTGTACAACAGCCTAGGGTGCGGCTTCTTGGAAGTTGTAGAAAAAGAAAAAAGTACAGAACATAAAACTGACGCTCTTTAA
- a CDS encoding AlpA family transcriptional regulator, producing the protein MEVENNMVELLKDIKGLLSYQKKVMNVDDLVAYTGLSKSKIYKLTQLRLIPMGGNKHIRQKFFDKDIIDAWLLGEPNLSDDYLDREFDQQLSRNKE; encoded by the coding sequence ATGGAAGTGGAAAACAATATGGTAGAACTCCTAAAGGATATCAAGGGGCTTCTTTCCTATCAAAAGAAAGTGATGAACGTAGACGATTTGGTTGCCTATACGGGACTCTCAAAAAGCAAAATCTACAAGCTGACCCAATTGAGATTGATTCCCATGGGCGGTAACAAACATATCCGCCAGAAATTCTTTGACAAGGATATTATCGATGCCTGGCTGTTGGGGGAACCGAATCTTTCGGACGACTATTTGGATAGGGAATTCGACCAACAGCTTTCCCGAAATAAGGAGTAA
- the mbpA gene encoding mobilization protein MbpA translates to MKKEFVQFRCSIYEKKLLRVKANKSGLSISEYCRRAAFDDRIIERLTQEQIEMYKMLVKYQINFKRIGNMYRKRNPKLADEVVQLANEIRKHLLNFRK, encoded by the coding sequence GTGAAAAAGGAGTTCGTACAGTTTCGATGTTCAATTTATGAAAAGAAATTGCTTAGGGTCAAGGCCAATAAGAGCGGACTTTCCATCAGCGAATATTGTCGCCGTGCAGCTTTTGATGATCGAATAATCGAGCGATTGACCCAAGAGCAAATAGAAATGTACAAGATGCTGGTAAAGTACCAGATCAACTTTAAGCGCATCGGAAATATGTACCGGAAACGGAACCCCAAATTGGCCGATGAAGTGGTACAATTGGCAAACGAAATACGCAAACATCTATTAAATTTCAGAAAATGA